A stretch of DNA from Anopheles ziemanni chromosome 3, idAnoZiCoDA_A2_x.2, whole genome shotgun sequence:
CGTGACCTATCGGGGATCCTACCGGGAGCCATTCCGGTGACTCAGCTTCCGCCTCAGGTACGCGGATACGAACGGTACGAGGTGGACAATATTGCGATCAAACAGGAATCGCTCGATAACGGCAACGATGGTAGCGAAGAGTTTGATGACGGTGACGATAGTTACTGGACGGACGAGGAGGATGAGCAGGTACTGGGTCAACCAGAACACGATGGTGTGCTGTGGCCTGCACCAAAGGAGATCGACCCGGTCCAGTTGGACGGATACAGCGCCAAGGAGTCCCGCTGGACCATGTACAAGGGGTTGGAGAAGCTGAGCGAAAACTATGGCCTCCCGGGGCGGCCCTGTGTGCTGCGGAGTGTTTGCGAGGCCGCGGAGGCACAGTTTACGCACACGGGTGGCATATTTGCCGAGCTGCTGCATATCGCCTTTACG
This window harbors:
- the LOC131284131 gene encoding uncharacterized protein LOC131284131: MVVGDFIPWLIVPETAPTRHQLISGIGIPVGTPESITSGWVMKAQYFLPTKVDDLKPELWENWNDSRRALSKRDLSGILPGAIPVTQLPPQVRGYERYEVDNIAIKQESLDNGNDGSEEFDDGDDSYWTDEEDEQVLGQPEHDGVLWPAPKEIDPVQLDGYSAKESRWTMYKGLEKLSENYGLPGRPCVLRSVCEAAEAQFTHTGGIFAELLHIAFTPSSTTEPLSEHRDNEYFRAEQLGRTGAPCERIFPECAHSLLDIFTGVHDPETNKMRLLHDEVKAFLMRK